From Uloborus diversus isolate 005 chromosome 8, Udiv.v.3.1, whole genome shotgun sequence, a single genomic window includes:
- the LOC129228678 gene encoding arrestin, lateral eye-like: MAARMAKRDFGDYGDSVEPVEGVILVDQDYLRDRKVYGQVVTTFRYGREQDEVMGLHFSRQLYLTLDQIFPPDQETEKSELQDKLVRKLGEQAIPFTLDLPENAPASVTLQAGNEDTGAPLGVEYELKLFVAENKEEKPHRRNSVSMAIRKLQYHTPGPLNRQPSALVTKGFVLSPGKLQLEVTLDKEYYFHGEKIAVHLVVTNHSKKTIRNIRVNAIQNTEVTMINGHYSKAVAGIDSKEGCPIIPGATLSKVFYIIPSAEDNKVKRGVALDGLLRDSDTNLASSTLNTSDAIGIVISYMIRVRLYMGAIGGELVADVPFKLTSPTPEKQKEVSGMQKRVRKQLSREMSTDLIIEDFARRRQFSEDYE, translated from the exons ATGGCTGCAAGGATG GCCAAACGGGACTTTGGAGATTATGGAGATTCGGTGGAGCCAGTTGAGGGGGTGATATTGGTGGACCAGGACTACCTGCGGGACCGGAAGGTCTACGGCCAGGTGGTCACCACTTTCCGTTATGGACGTGAACAGGACGAGGTCATGGGTCTTCACTTCAGTCGACAACTCTATTTGACCCTAGACCAGATTTTCCCTCCAGACCAGGAAACAGAAAAATCAGAACTTCAG GATAAGTTGGTCAGAAAGCTAGGAGAGCAGGCCATTCCTTTCACTCTTGATCTTCCCGAGAATGCGCCTGCCTCTGTCACTCTGCAGGCTGGTAACGAAGACACAGGGGCCCCTCTCGGCGTTGAATATGAGCTCAAGTTGTTTGTGGCCGAAAACAAAGAAGAGAAACCGCACAG GAGGAATTCAGTTTCCATGGCGATCCGGAAGCTCCAGTACCACACCCCAGGTCCACTAAATAGGCAACCAAGCGCCTTAGTCACTAAGGGATTTGTATTGAGTCCTGGAAAATTACAACTTGAAGTGACTCTGGACAAAGAATATTATTTCCATGGCGAGAAAATTGCAGTTCATCTGGTGGTCACCAACCATTCAAAAAAGACAATAAG GAACATAAGAGTAAATGCCATCCAAAACACCGAAGTGACGATGATCAATGGCCATTACAGCAAGGCAGTTGCTGGAATCGATTCAAAGGAAGGCTGCCCAATCATTCCCGGAGCAACTCTGTCCAAAGTTTTCTACATCATTCCATCCGCAGAAGACAATAAG GTCAAACGAGGCGTCGCCTTGGATGGGTTGTTGAGAGATAGTGACACCAATCTGGCCTCCTCCACCCTGAACACCAGCGACGCCATCGGCATCGTCATCTCGTACATGATAAGGGTGCGATTGTACATGGGCGCCATCGGCGGCGAGCTCGTGGCCGACGTGCCCTTCAAGCTCACCAGCCCCACCCCCGAGAAGCAGAAGGAGGTCTCTGGCATGCAGAAGCGGGTCCGCAAGCAGCTGTCCAGAGAGATGAGCACAGACCTCATCATTGAAGACTTCGCCAGGAGGCGCCAGTTCAGCGAAGACTACGAGTAG